The following are encoded in a window of Vigna unguiculata cultivar IT97K-499-35 chromosome 8, ASM411807v1, whole genome shotgun sequence genomic DNA:
- the LOC114195014 gene encoding uncharacterized protein LOC114195014, translated as MQHMESLRQLKENMIDAPVFGLEPRPQDLERIFDTKMCSAENRLAFVVYMLIDEAEHWWINMKSIMEEREEPVTREAFRGKFLSEYFPDSVREGHFDKDCPSLARAVARPPVQTPTQNHQRNRGDRPQAIGRVYAMTGAKVAGSSNLVMGHCVISGKDCCVLYDSGATHSFVSNACVKRLGVSVCELQCELVVSTMASYLVRMSSLCARCSVEVEGRGYKVNLICLPLQEFEVILGMDWLSANYILIDCREKRFVFPNLEEPELVSSQGVMKELQDGAQCYIIFTHLKVEKGGETLVIPVVHDLEDVLPEEVSGLPPSREVEFTIDLVPGTGPVSMAPYCMASTELVELKK; from the exons ATGCAGCATATGGAATCTCTCCGCCAGCTAAAGGAGAACATGATAGATGCACCTGTCTTTGGTCTTGAGCCACGACCACAA gattTGGAGCGTATCTTTGATACGAAGATGTGCTCTGCAGAGAATAGATTGGCGTTCGTAGTATACATGCTCATCGACGAAGCTGAGCATTGGTGGATCAATATgaaatccatcatggaggaACGAGAGGAACCCGTTACTAGGGAAGCCTTCAGGGGAAAGTTTCTCTCTGAATACTTTCCCGACAGTGTGag GGAGGGCCACTTTGACAAGGACTGCCCCTCCCTTGCTAGGGCAGTAGCACGACCTCCAGTTCAGACTCCTACGCAGAACCATCAGAGGAACAGAGGCGACAGGCCTCAGGCGATAGGTAGAGTTTACGCTATGACAGGAGCAAAGGTTGCAGGCTCAAGTAACCTTGTTATGGGTCATTGTGTGATATCTGGGAAGGATTGTTGTGTattgtatgattctggagcgacacactcctttgtgtcaaaTGCTTGTGTGAAACGTTTGGGTGTGTCGGTGTGTGAGCTACAGTGTGAGCTTGTGGTATCTACTATGGCATCGTATTTGGTCAGGATGTCATCCTTGTGTGCAAGGTGTTCAGTGGAGGTGGAAGGGCGCGGATACAAGGTGAATCTGATATGCCTACCTCTACAAGAATTTGAGGTGATcctagggatggattggctatcTGCCAATTACATCCTTATAGATTGCCGAGAGAAGAGGTTTGTTTTTCCCAACttagaggagcctgagttggtaTCTTCTCAAGGAGTTATGAAGGAATTGCAAGATGGCGCACAATGCTACATAATTTTTACGCATCTAAAGGTAGAGAAGGGAGGAGAGACGTTAGTGATACCGGTTGTGCACGACCTTGAGGATGTATTACCAGAGGAAGTGTCAGGGTTGCCGCCTAGTAGAGAGGTGGAATTCACTATTGATCTGGTGCCAGGAACCGGTCCAGTGTCGATGGCTCCGTATTGTATGGCTTCGACAGAGTTGGTGGAACTCAAGAAGTAA
- the LOC114193078 gene encoding transport and Golgi organization 2 homolog, whose protein sequence is MCIALFLWQAHPLYPFLLLNNRDEYHNRPTKAMSWWEDSDIVGGRDEIGGGTWLACSRDGRVAFLTNVLELRSLPEAKTRGDLPASFLKSGKQPKEFAESLKGEGDYYNGFNLIVADISSKSMIYITNRPKGQPIRIEEVSSGLHVLSNAKLDSPWHKAQRLEVSFKEELAKYGDGEIPMKEVLQKLMKDKTKADETHLPHIRNLDWEFNLSSIFVEVETPLGLYGTRSSAAIVVKSSEEVSFFEAYLEESIWKEHVIDFHIEKMKLAKGHTK, encoded by the exons ATGTGCATAGCTTTGTTTCTTTGGCAAGCCCACCCTCTCTACCCTTTCCTTCTCCTCAACAACAGAGATGAATATCACAACCG ACCTACGAAGGCTATGTCATGGTGGGAAGATAGTGATATAGTTGGAGGAAGAGACGAGATAGGTGGAGGAACATGGTTGGCTTGTTCAAGAGATGGAAGAGTGGCTTTTCTCACCAATGTTTTGGAACTTCGTTCCCTCCCTGAGGCTAAAACCAGAGGAGATCTACCTGCATCATTTCTtaag AGTGGGAAACAACCTAAAGAATTTGCTGAAAGCCTAAAAGGAGAAGGTGATTATTACAATGGATTCAACTTGATTGTGGCTGATATTTCCTCCAAATCAATGATTTACATCACCAACAGACCCAAAGGACAGCCAATTAGAATTGAAGAGGTTTCTTCTGGTCTGCATGTTCTTTCAAATGCCAAACTGGACTCACCCTGGCATAAG GCGCAGCGACTTGAAGTAAGTTTCAAAGAAGAGCTAGCCAAGTATGGGGATGGTGAGATACCAATGAAGGAGGTGCTTCAAAAGCTAATGAAGGACAAAACTAAAGCTGATGAAACTCATCTACCTCACATACGCAATCTTGATTGGGAATTCAATTTGAGTTCCATTTTTGTTGAAGTAGAAACTCCACTG GGTTTGTATGGCACTAGGAGTAGTGCTGCCATAGTCGTGAAATCAAGTGAAGAAGTAAGTTTCTTTGAGGCCTATCTTGAAGAGAGCATATGGAAGGAACATGTCATTGATTTCCACATAGAGAAGATGAAGTTGGCAAAAGGGCATACAAAGTAG